The window CTAAATTGGATGGCATAGAGGGTCTGGGACCAAAACGCAAGCAGACCCTGATGAAGTATTTCAAGTCCATTGGCAATATCCAGTCGGCCAGTCTGCAGGAAATCGCAGAAGCTGGTCTACCTTATAAGGTGGCGGAGAAGGTGAAGGAAAGTTTATCAGATAGAGGTGAGAATTGAAAAAATGGTTCAATTATGGTAGAATAAAATGATATTGCAAAAATAAGGAGAAAGCCATGGCTTTTGGAGAAGTAAAACATAAGAAAACATTTTTTGAGAAGGTGACAATTATCATCGTTATTGTGATGGTGCTAATAACCTTGGCTGGTTTGATTTTACCAGCTATCAATGCATTGATGAATTAAGAACCTGTACACACTTCAGCACTTCTATGGTAAGGTTAGCTTTCAGTTCCTCATTGTTAGTTTTTTTTTCAAAATACAACTGTATTTCCCTAAAAACTGCTTTGTTTAACTTGAAAAGAATTCTTATATTTGAATTTTGCTTGTGATACAGATTATAAAACGCTTCTAAGCGTTTTTTTCTAGGAAAGAATAGGTAAATTATGAGTATGTTTTTAGATACAGCCAAGATTACGGTCAAGGCTGGTAAGGGTGGCGATGGCATGGTAGCCTTCCGCCGTGAAAAATATGTACCCAATGGCGGTCCTTGGGGTGGCGACGGTGGTCGTGGTGGTAATGTGGTCTTTGTCGTGGATGAGGGCTTGCGCACCTTGATGGACTTCCGTTACAACCGTCGTTTTAAGGCTGACGATGGCGAAAAAGGCATGACAAAGGGAATGCATGGGCGTGGCGCAGAAGATATGTTGGTCCGTGTCCCTCAGGGAACTACTGTGCGCGATGCGGAAACTGGCAAGGTTATTACTGACTTGGTGGAGCATGGCCAAGAATTTATCATTGCCCATGGCGGACGTGGTGGTCGTGGTAATATCCGTTTTGCGACACCTAAAAATCCTGCACCAGAAATTTCTGAAAATGGGGAACCAGGTGAAGAACGCCAATTGGAATTAGAATTGAAAGTCCTTGCTGATGTTGGGCTTGTTGGTTTTCCATCGGTTGGTAAATCAACCCTGCTCAGCGTGATTACGGCAGCCAAGCCAAAAATTGGTGCCTATCATTTTACTACTATTGTTCCAAACTTGGGAATGGTTCGGACTAAATCTGGTGAATCCTTTGCAGTTGCAGACTTACCAGGTTTGATTGAAGGGGCTAGTCAAGGTGTCGGTCTAGGTACCCAATTCCTTCGCCATATCGAGCGGACACGTGTTATTTTGCATGTCTTGGATATGTCAGCAAGTGAAGGTCGTGATCCTTATGAGGACTATGTAGCTATCAACAATGAATTGGAAACCTACAATCTTCGACTCATGGAACGCCCACAGATTATTGTCGCCAATAAGATGGACATGCCGGAAGCAGCTGACAATCTGAAAGAATTTAAGAAAAAATTGGCAGCAAACTATGATGAATTTGACGAACTGCCACAGATTTTCCCAATTTCAGGGATTGCTCACCAAGGTTTGGAAAATCTCTTGGAGGCAACAGCAGAATTGCTAGAGAAAACACCAGAATTCTTGCTTTATGATGAATCAGATTTCCAAGAAGAAGAGGCTTACTACGGCTTCAACCCAGATGAACCAGAATTTGATATCAGCCGTTCAGATGATGCCAGCTGGATTCTATCTGGTGATAAGCTAGAAAAACTCTTTACTATGACCAACTTTGACCGTGACGAATCAGTCATGAAATTTGCCCGCCAGTTGCGAGGAATGGGTGTCGATGAAGCCCTCCGCGCGCGCGGAGCAAAAGACGGAGACACCGTCCGCATCGGCAAGTTTGAATTCGAGTTTGTTGATTAACGTAGCAGTTTGACTGCAAGTTAACTTGCAAGTCAAACTACGCCAAGTCCTAGGGGACCTTAGCTAGCTACCTTACTAACTTCCCCCAAATGGTAGTATCGACCATTTGGGTTCCGTTTCGTAACTTTGGATCACATCTAAGTCCTAAAGGACTTGATGTAGTACGGTAGCCGCTATGGCGGTCTACTTACCAACCTTACTAATTCCGTACAGGCAGTAACATCGACTGCCTGTACTCCATGTCGTAACTTGTCCAGTGGAGTGAAACAGTTTGGGGAACTGTTTCAGCTGGTCGCCTTGAAATATGAAAGCGACCACAGAAGCTCGAGCTTAAAAATTCGAAAGCGAGTTAAGCATTTTGACTGCAAGTTAACTTGCTAGTCAAACTACGCCAAGTCCTAGGGGACCTTGGCTAGCTACCTTACTAACTTCACCCAAATGGTAGTATCGACCATTTGGGTTCCGTTTCGTAACTTTGGGATCACATCTAAGTCCTAAAGGACTTGATGTAGTACGATAGCCGCTATGGCGGACTACCTACCAACCTTATTAATTCCGTATAGGCAGTAACATCGACTGCCTGTACTCCATGTCGTAATACATCCGATAAGTTGGCACGGTTTTAACTGGGGAACTCGAAGGCGAGGTAGTCTTGGAATAGACTGTTTCAGTTGCTTTAAACTTGGACGAGTAGAAAATAAGTAATGATAGAAATTTGGAGGTGTCTATGGGTGATAAACCGATATCCTTCAAGGATAAGGATGGAAATTTCGTTTCTGCAGCAGATGTTTGGAATGCTGAGAAATTGGAAGAACTTTTTAACACGCTCAATCCCAATCGTAAATTGCGCTTGGAAAGAGAGCGTATAGCCAAAGAGAAAGAAAATGAGTAAAGTTAGAATCTGCTGGTGTATTGCATGACTGGCAGATTCTATTTTTTTTGTTCAGATGTTAACCAAATTTTGCTATACTAGACATAGAATATTTTAAGAAAGCGTGGTGGCCGAATGAAATTAGTCTATACAGATATTCGTAATCCTCTGACACAGTATCTGACAGAGCAGGCGGCAGTATTTGCCAAACAAGGGAAGCGTGTTTTTTATATTGCTCCTAACTCCCTATCATTTGAAATGGAACGCAAGGTTTTGGAATACTTGCCAGAGCAAGCAACTTTTGACATCATCGTGACACGTTTCGGTCAATTAGGACGTTATTTGTTGATTGATAAGATAGAGGAAAGGCAGTCGCTTGATGATGTAGGCTTGGCCATGGTTTTTTTCCGTGTCTTATCACAGTTTAAAGATGGTGATTTGAAAGTCTATGGGCGTTTAAAGACAGATTTTGGTTTTATCAATCAACTAGTAGCACTATATAAAGAGTTGCAAGGGGCCAATATGTCTGTCTTAGACTTGGAAGCCATGGATTCTCCTGACAAACAGGCTGATTTGACCAAGATAATTCTGGCAGTAACTGATGTTTTGGTCAAAGAAGGCTTTGAGCACCGATCCAAGTTAGCACAGCTGATTAGTATGATTGAAACAGGTCAGTTAGATCAGCAGTTAAAAGAAATAGTCCTTGTTATAGATGGCTTTTCTCGTTTCTCAGCAGAAGAGGAGGCCTTGGTAAGCGCCTTAAATGAACGGGTATCGGAGATTCTGATAGGTGTTTATGCTAGTAAAAAGGCTGTAAAGGCAGCTTATATTGAAGGAAACGTTTATCAGGCCAATGTTGATTTTTTGCGTCACTTATCTGCCCACTTTAGCAGCAAAATTGACTACATTGGTCAGGAGCCTGTTTTGGATAGTCTAGGTAAAATTTCCAAGAATCTGGAATGTCATTACGATTATAGTGGTTCTCAGCTCGCCCTAACGGAGGCAGATCAAAGCAAGATTGAGATTTGGAAAGTTATCAATCAAAAAGCTGAAGTGGAGCAGGTTGCAATCGCCATTCGTCATCTACTTAGCAAGGGTGTTCGTTACAAGGATATTCTTTTGTTGGTTGGCGATGTTGATAGCTATCATTTACAAATTGGCAAGGTGTTTGATAGATTTGACATCCCCTACTATTTGGGGAAGGCAGAAGAGATGAGTCACCATCCTCTCGTGCATTTTGTTGAGTCACTCCAACGCTTGCGTCGCAATCGTTTCAGACCAGAGGACCTGCTCAACCTTCTCAAATCAGGCTTGTACGCCAGTATTTCTCCAAAGGAACTGGATCTTTTTGAATCTTATGTGCAATTTGCAGATATGAAGGGCCAGGCTGCTTTTTCACGGCCCTTTTTGGTCAATAGCAGAGCAGACTATGATGTGGAGATAATTAAAGAGAAGGGTCTTATCTATGATTTGAATGTCTTAGAACCTCTGCGGGCCAAGATTATGGAGCCTTTGCTGACCTTGTTTAAGGCTGGTCCGCAAAAGGCTAGTAGTCTACTAGAGAAATTTATGGTCTTTTTAGAGGCTGTTCAGCTAACTCAAAATATGGAAGTGCTCACTAAAGGGCTAGGTGAAGCAGAGCAGGATAAGGCGAAACAAGTCTGGAATAGCTTTATCCATACTCTTCATTCTCTTCGTCAGATTTTTGGTAATGAAAAAATGAAGTTGGATGATTTTCTGGCTATTTTACAGGCTGGAATGCAGGCCAGTCAGTATAGGACTGTTCCAGCAACAGTCGATGTGGTCAATGTAAAATCCTATGATTTGATTATGCCTCATACTGCCAAGTACGTTTTTGCTATCGGTATGGGACAGGCTAATTTCCCAAAAGTTGCTAAGAATACCAGTCTGTTGACCGAAGAAGAGATGGCCAAGGTCAATCTGGTATCAGCTAGCTCCTCTCGTTTTGACTTGGTCAGTCGTGACAATATTAAGAAAAACCACGCTACCATGATATCCTTACTAAATGCGGCTACGGAACACTTGGTTCTTTCTGCACCTCAGATATACAATGAAGGTGAAGATCCTCAATCCCCTTATATAGGCCTTCTCGTCGAGCTGATGAAGTTTCAAGTGATACCGCATGGTCGAATACTCAGTCCAAATCCTCAAGATGTCGGTTACTATAAAGGCTTGCTCTCTCAGCTAAAAGAGCCAGCCCTCTCAAGCCTTGAACAAGATTGGCAAGGTCAATCAGCTTTTTGGACGACTTTGGTATCCGAGCTAAAAGAAAAATTTGCAGCAAAAGATCTTTCTATTCCTGAAATCAAGGATGATATCAGTCCAGTCGCCTTAAGTGAAGATACTCGAGCAGTTCTCTATCCAGCAGATAAGCCTTTAAAACTATCGGCCTCTAGTTTGACCAATTTTTACAATAACCAGTATCTCTACTTTATTCGCAATATCCTACGCTTGCGGGAGCAGGAAACCATTCATCCGACAGTGACCCAGCACGGGCTCTTTCTACATCGTGTCATGGAACGCTTTGCTATGGACAAATCTAGTGATAGTTTTGAGCAGAAGTTGGATAAGGCTATTTCTGACACTCACAATGAAGCGGAGTTTAAGATGTTTTATAGTCAGGATGCCGAAGCGGAGTTCACGGGGCAAGTTTTAGATACGATTGCTCGCTCTACAGCGACTGTTCTAAGGGATAATGATTTGGTCGCTATTGATGGTCAGGAAAAGAGTTTCCGTGAGGAACAAGCTATTAAAATCCTAGATACTCAGGTCAATCGGCCAATTCATATCAATGGTACCATTGACCGCTTGGATACTTTATTGATAAATAATGCTGTAGGTATCGTAGATTACAAGTCCAGTGATCAGACCTTCTCATTGGCTGATTTTTACAATGGTTTGAAACCCCAATTGGTCACTTATTTGGAAGCTGTGCGCCATCTGAAAGAAACAAAAGAAAAGGCTGCTTTTGGAGCTATGTATCTACATTTACAAAATCCTCTTATCCGATTAAAGGATACGAAGAATATGGAAGACATAGAGCAGCTTGCCAATACCAGTTTAGTCTACAAGGGTTTATTTATTAAAGGGGAAAGTCAAGGTCTTTCATCCCTTTATAAGACAGAGAAGCAGACCTATGAGAAAGAGGAATGTGATATTCTACTGGAGCATAATCGACATCTCTATCAGAAGGCTGCTGAGGAAATTCTCAATGGTCGCTTTGCTATTAACCCTTATACAAAAGATGGACGTTCGGTTGCTGGTGAGCAACTGAAGGCCATTACTGGTTTTGAGGCCGATCGACATATGGGAATGGCTCGTCGTTTGGTCAAAGAAACAAAACGAGAGAATTGGCTAGAGAGAATGAAAGGAGAAGAGGACTAATGGCTTTTGAACCATTTTTAAGTGCAGAAGAAATTCGTGCTATTCAGTTGGAGGAGGCTGCTTCTGCAAAGAAGCCCAAGCGGACACCTGAGCAGATTGAAGCCATTTATAGTCATAGTCAGAACATACTTGTTTCAGCGTCAGCTGGTTCTGGCAAGACCTTTGTCATGGTGGAGAGGATACTGGACAAGCTACAACGTGGTGTGGGGATTGAAGAGCTTTTTATCTCTACTTTTACAGTTAAGGCAGCAGGTCAGCTAAAGGATCGGATTGAGGAAAATCTTAATAAAACCATTGCTGCGACTAGCGATATGGACTTGAGGCGACACCTATCAGCTCAGTTGGCTGATTTGACCAAGGCTGATATCGGGACCATGGATTCTTTCACGCAGAAATTAGTCACGACCTATGGCTATAGTCTGGGTATTTCGCCCCAGTTTCGTATCCTACAAGATGAGGTTGAAAAATCTAGTTTCAAAAAAGAAATTTTTAGTCAGATTTTTGCAACCTATTTAGAAAATGACAAATCAGGGGACTTTCGGAAGCTGGTCAGCAATTTTTCAGGTAGTCGGAAAGACAATAGCGGTTTTCGCACGGTTGTCTACCAGATTTATGATTTTAGCCAATCAACTAGCAATCCGACCCAATGGCTAAAAGAAAAGGCTGTTCAGTCAGAACTTTATAGCCAGGAAAAAATTGACCAGATGCTTGAGCAAGACTATAAGCAAACTGTTTTGGACCAACTCCATCAATCAGGGGACTTTTTCCGTCATCATATAGAGTGGGGCAAAAAAGATTTTGGCTCTGCTCCATATTTTGCTAATGTTGAAGAGGTTGTGGGTCTTTTGACAGATTTAGATGGCTTGGGGCTAAAGGACTTGACGGAACGGGTTGAAAAAATTCTACTCATCAATAGCCAGTCCAATGGCAGGGGGTTGACAAATGCTAAGCGTCCTAAGGATGAGCATTTACTAGCTTTTAAGGAAGAATATAATGCTGGTAAGAAACAAATTATTGAAGGCTTGCGGGAGTTAGGGCAGGAAGCCTATGAATTGAACTTGCTTAAAGACTACCAGCTTCAAGCTCTGCCTTTGTTGGAGCTTCTGCGTGATTTTGTTTTGGATTTTTCACAAGCCTATTTGGAGTTGAAAATCAGGGAAGCTGCCTTTGAATTTTCGGATATTGGGCATTTTGCCATTCGGATTTTAGAGGAAAACGAGGACATTCGCCAGTATTTCCAAGACAAGTACCATGAGGTAATGGTGGACGAGTACCAAGACAATAACCACAGTCAAGAGCGAATGTTGGATTTGCTGTCTAATGGGCACAATCGCTTCATGGTAGGGGATATCAAACAATCAATCTATCGCTTCCGTCAGGCTGATCCGATGATTTTCCAAGAGAAATTTGAACTTTATCAGTCTAATCCAGAGGCAGGAAAATTGATATTACTCAAGGAGAATTTCCGCAGCAGTATCGAGGTTGTAGAAGCGACTAATGCGATTTTTACTCGCCTTTTGGATAAACAGGTGGGTGAAATTAACTATGATGGCAGCCACCGCCTAGTCTTTGGTAATAGTGAAAAACCTACTTATAAGCCAGAAAATCAGATGGAGTACTGGCTCTATAGTCAGAAGGAAGATAAGTCTGATACAGAGGATAGGGAAGAAGAGGTGGCCATATCAGCTGGCGAAGTTGAAATGGTGGCTAAGGAAATCTTACGTCTGCATAAGGAGAAGAACGTAAAATTTGAAGACATTACACTATTAGTCCAAAAACGAACCCACAATCATCTGATTACAAGCATTTTTGACCGGTATGGTATTCCCTTAGTGGCTGATGGTGGGTTAACATCCTATCTGAAATCCTTGGAAGTCATGGTCATGCTAGATACCTTGCGGGTAATTAACAATCCGCTCAATGATTATGCCCTAGTAGCCCTTCTCAAATCTCCTATGTTTCGATTTGATGAGGATGAATTGACCCGCATTTCCCTACAGGCTAATACAGGATTTTTCTATCAAAAGATGGAAGAAGCGAAACAAATAGAAGGTATCAAAGATGATGCGGACCAAGAGAATTGTGCTAGGAAAAGCTTGATTACAAAAGGTTTGCAAACTAAGATTAGTCATTTTTTGTCAGTATTGGATAGCTGGCGTTCTTTTGCCAAGCTACATTCTATCCATGATTTGATTTGGAAGATTTTCAATGAAAAATTCTACTACGACTATGTAGCTACTTTGCCAAATGCCAGCAAGCGACAAGCTAATCTTTACGCCCTGGGTTTGCGTGCTCATCAATTTGAAAAGACTGGTTACAAGGGATTATCTCGCTTTATTGCCATGATTGATCGTGCCTTAGCCAACGACAAAGACTTGGCAGATGTTCAAGAATTTGTTCCGGAAAACGCAGTGCAACTCATGACTATTCATAAGTCAAAGGGGTTGGAGTTCAAGTATGTATTTCTTATGAATATTGATAAGAAATTTAACTTAGAGGACCATTACCAGTCTGTTATTATCAGTCGAAAAAATGGACTTGGGGTTCAGTATCTGGCAGACATGAAAAATCGAGTAAGGAGTTCATTACCCCAGGTGCGCGTGCTGATGAATACTCTTCCCTATCGTCGTAACTTGCAAGAGCTGAAAATTGCCAATCTATCTGAACAAATGCGCTTGCTCTATGTAGCCCTGACCCGAGCCGAGGTAAAACTCTACTTGGTTGGAAAAGGGGACAAAGAAAAACTATCTGTCAGGTATGATGGCAAACAAGAAAATGGTGTCTTGGCTAAATCAACAAGAGAAAATATGGTCAGCTTTCAAGATTGGATACTAGCCATTGATGCTGCCTTTACTGGTCAAGACCTTCACTTCAAGAAAAGATTTGTGACGGATGAGGACATGGTAGAAGACAGTGAACAGGGGGGAGGCCACCAAGAACAGACAGAGCAAGAAACTGTGGAAGAAAGTACGAAAGTAGCAACTGAAACCGTAGAGGTTACTGTGTCTGAACAGTTACTACTAGAGCAAGCTGACCCAACTGATCAAGCCAAAGAAGTGAAGTCAGATCGAATAGAAAAAATCCAGTTAAAAGACATTGAGATTGGTTTGAAATTATTGTCTTCTGTCCAAGAGTTGAACGAAGGCTATAAGGCTGCTATAGAATTACCAAGTTTACGCACTCCAAGTCAAATCAAGAAACTCTATGAGCCTATTTTGGAACAAGAAGGAATGGAAATCATGGATAAGTCCGATACAAGGCAGGGCTTGGCAAAATCCAAAACAAAACGGACTTTCAACTTGCCAGATTTCTCCAAGAAACCAAAAATTACTGGAGCTCAAGTCGGTTCAGCAGTCCATGAACTCATGCAACGCTTGGACTTGTCTTGGTTGGTGACAGAAGATACGGTAAGAGAAGCTCTAGAAGCTGTTCATGCAGATCAGGCTGTTAAGGACAAGATTGATATTCAAAAGATCTTGGATTTCTTTGATACAGACTTGGGTCAGGGAATTCTAGCCAATACCGACAAACTACACCGAGAAGCTCCATTTGCAAGTTTGCAGATAGATCCTGTATCACAGGAACAATTTGTCCTTCGCGGGATTATCGATGGCTACCTACTCTATGATGATCACATTGTCCTCTTTGATTACAAGACAGACAAGTATGACCAGCCAAGCCAACTTAGCCAACGTTACCAAGCTCAAATGCAACTCTACGCAGAAGCATTGAAAAAAGCCTACAAGATAGATCGTGTAGACTGTCATTTGATTTTGCTTGGTGGGGAGAAGATTGAAGTGGTAGAGGTCAAGGTAAATTAAAAGCGAGTGATTAAACTCGCTTTTTCTGTTTGGTTAGATTGAGGCCGAATGGAACTAAATTTTCTTCTTTTTTCAAAATCCGCTGGATATTTTCCTTGTGTCGAACGATGACAAAGAGCCCCAAAAAGACGATGATAATGGTAAAGAGCCAGTCGTAGCTAGGTAGGATAAATTTTAGTGCTGGAAATAGCAGAGCTCCTAAGATGGCTAAGGCTGCTGCCAAAACACTAGAGAATGACACCATGGATGTCAAGTAGAGGGAGCTGGCAAAGATTAGAATGAGATAGAGGCAGAAAGCAGGTGCAACCCCTAAAAGCATACCAGCAGATGTGGCAACAGCCTTTCCGCCTTTGAATTGGGCAAAGATGGGGAAAGTATGTCCTAAAACAGCCATCAATCCAAAGACAATCGGAGAAATTCCTTGGGCATGAAAAATAATTGGGAGCAGTGCTGCCAAGGTTCCCTTGAGGAAATCAATCAGAAAGACGACAGTGCCCGCCTTCTTACCGAGAATACGGAAGGTATTGGTGGTTCCTGTATTGCCTGAACCATGTTCGCGGATATTGATCTTGAAAAAAGCCTGACCAATCCAAAGTCCTGATGGAATAGAACCTAATAAATATGCGACGAATAATAAAATAAGATTGACTAACATGCTTCCATTATAGCACAATTTCCTTTGAATTCTCCTCAAATGCGTTTTCTTAGCTGTTCCAGCCGAAAGTTAGCAGAAAAATTTTGCAAAAATGCTCAAAAACTTGTAATATAGTAAGGATGACAAGTATGGAGGTCAGTTTTGACTAAGAAAGAGATTAACATAAATAATTATAATGACGATGCCATTCAGGTATTAGAAGGGCTAGATGCTGTTCGCAAACGCCCTGGTATGTACATCGGCTCCACAGACGGAAATGGTCTGCACCACATGGTCTGGGAGATTGTCGATAATGCTGTCGACGAGGCCTTGTCTGGTTTCGGTGACCGAATTGACGTGACCATTAACAAGGACGGTAGTCTGTCCGTTTCCGACCGTGGACGTGGAATGCCTGTCGGTATGCACGCAACAGGCAAGCCAACCGTTGAAGTTATCTTCACCGTTCTCCACGCAGGTGGTAAGTTCGGTCAAGGTGGCTACAAGACTTCAGGTGGTCTGCACGGGGTTGGTTCTTCGGTGGTCAATGCCCTGTCCAGTTGGTTGGAAGTGGAAATTACCCGTGACGGTGCTGTTTACAAGCAACGGTTTGAGCAGGGTGGAAAGCCAGTCACGACCTTAGAGAAGATTGGTACCGCTCCAAAATCAAAAACAGGTACAAAAGTTACCTTTATGCCTGATGATACCATCTTTTCAACGACTGATTTCAAGTTCAACACCATTGCCGAACGTTTGAAAGAGTCAGCCTTCTTGCTCAAACAAGTCACCATGACCTTGACAGATGAGCGGACGGGCGAGCAGGAGGAGTATCACTATGAAAATGGCGTTCAAGACTTTGTATCCTACCTCAACGAAGACAAGGAAACCCTGACGCCAGTCCTCTATTTTGAAGGAGAAGATGCAGGTTTCCAGGTTCAAGTGGCCATGCAGTACAACGATGGTTATTCAGACAACATTCTCTCCTTCGTTAACAACGTTCGGACCAAGGATGGCGGTACCCACGAAACAGGTCTCAAACTAGCCATTACCAAGGCCATGAACGACTATGCTCGTAAGACTAATTTGCTCAAGGAAAAGGACAAGAACTTAGAAGGCTCAGATTACCGTGAAGGTTTGTCTGCGGTCCTCTCTATCCTTGTGCCAGAAGAGCATTTGCAGTTTGAAGGACAGACCAAGGACAAGCTGGGCAGCCCGCTTGCTCGTCCTGTGGTGGACGGCATTGTATCGGACAAGCTGACTTTCTTCCTTTTGGAAAATGGCGAGCTAGCATCTAATCTAGTTCGTAAAGCCATTAAGGCGCGTGACGCCCGCGAGGCTGCGCGTAAGGCGCGTGACGAATCCCGAAACGGTAAGAAAAACAAGAAGGACAAGGGGCTTTTATCAGGAAAATTAACCCCAGCCCAGTCCAAAAATCCAGCCAAAAACGAACTCTATCTGGTCGAGGGAGATTCGGCCGGAGGCTCTGCCAAACAAGGCCGTGATCGTAAATTCCAAGCCATCCTACCTTTGCGTGGTAAGGTTATCAACACTGCCAAGGCTAAAATGGCGGACATCCTCAAAAACGAAGAAATCAACACCATGATTTACACCATCGGTGCAGGTGTTGGTTCAGACTTTACGCTGGAAGATGTCAACTATGACAAGATTATAATCATGACCGATGCGGATACGGACGGTGCCCACATTCAGACTCTCTTGCTGACCTTCTTCTATCGCTATATGCGACCGCTAGTAGAAGCAGGCCGGGTTTATATCGCCCTTCCGCCCCTCTACAAGATGTCAAAAGGTAAGGGCAAGACAGAAAAGATTGCTTATGCTTGGTCTGATGGGGAATTAGAAGATCTCCGCAAGGATTTTGGCAAGGGCTTTATCCTCCAACGCTACAAGGGTCTTGGTGAGATGAATGCCGATCAGCTCTGGGAAACGACTATGAACCCTGAAACTCGTACCCTTATCCGTGTCACCATTGAAGATTTAGCCCGTGCTGAACGCCGTGTATCTGTCCTTATGGGCGACAAGGTCGAGCCACGCCGCAAGTGGATTGAGGACAATGTTAAGTTTACATTGGAAGAGGCGACAGCTTTTACTAAATAATCTCAGGGAAGTTGAGGTGCAGTATGGTTTTAGAAAATAAATTGGGGATTGAAAATTCGGCTGAATTAGCCCGTCTTGAAGAACAAATCAGCAAGAAAAAAGCAGCTCAACTGTTCGAAACTGGGCAATTGTTCCAGATAGAAGTTGGAACCTTTGCAGGTTTGGCACAAATTCATCAGGCTTTATTTGAGGATATTTACGACTTTGCAGGTAAAATTCGTGATGTAAACATTGCCAAGGATAACTTTCAATTTGCCCCTCGTATTTTTCTGGAGCAGTCATTGGCTTATATTGACAAGCTACCACATGAAACCTTTGATGAGATTATTGACAAGTATGCAGATATGAACATTGCACACCCATTCCGTGAAGGAAATGGTCGCAGTATGCGTATCTGGTTGGATTGTATGCTACGGGATAGGTTGGGCAAGGTAG is drawn from Streptococcus sp. 29892 and contains these coding sequences:
- a CDS encoding DUF4044 domain-containing protein; amino-acid sequence: MAFGEVKHKKTFFEKVTIIIVIVMVLITLAGLILPAINALMN
- the obgE gene encoding GTPase ObgE produces the protein MSMFLDTAKITVKAGKGGDGMVAFRREKYVPNGGPWGGDGGRGGNVVFVVDEGLRTLMDFRYNRRFKADDGEKGMTKGMHGRGAEDMLVRVPQGTTVRDAETGKVITDLVEHGQEFIIAHGGRGGRGNIRFATPKNPAPEISENGEPGEERQLELELKVLADVGLVGFPSVGKSTLLSVITAAKPKIGAYHFTTIVPNLGMVRTKSGESFAVADLPGLIEGASQGVGLGTQFLRHIERTRVILHVLDMSASEGRDPYEDYVAINNELETYNLRLMERPQIIVANKMDMPEAADNLKEFKKKLAANYDEFDELPQIFPISGIAHQGLENLLEATAELLEKTPEFLLYDESDFQEEEAYYGFNPDEPEFDISRSDDASWILSGDKLEKLFTMTNFDRDESVMKFARQLRGMGVDEALRARGAKDGDTVRIGKFEFEFVD
- the rexB gene encoding ATP-dependent nuclease subunit B, producing the protein MKLVYTDIRNPLTQYLTEQAAVFAKQGKRVFYIAPNSLSFEMERKVLEYLPEQATFDIIVTRFGQLGRYLLIDKIEERQSLDDVGLAMVFFRVLSQFKDGDLKVYGRLKTDFGFINQLVALYKELQGANMSVLDLEAMDSPDKQADLTKIILAVTDVLVKEGFEHRSKLAQLISMIETGQLDQQLKEIVLVIDGFSRFSAEEEALVSALNERVSEILIGVYASKKAVKAAYIEGNVYQANVDFLRHLSAHFSSKIDYIGQEPVLDSLGKISKNLECHYDYSGSQLALTEADQSKIEIWKVINQKAEVEQVAIAIRHLLSKGVRYKDILLLVGDVDSYHLQIGKVFDRFDIPYYLGKAEEMSHHPLVHFVESLQRLRRNRFRPEDLLNLLKSGLYASISPKELDLFESYVQFADMKGQAAFSRPFLVNSRADYDVEIIKEKGLIYDLNVLEPLRAKIMEPLLTLFKAGPQKASSLLEKFMVFLEAVQLTQNMEVLTKGLGEAEQDKAKQVWNSFIHTLHSLRQIFGNEKMKLDDFLAILQAGMQASQYRTVPATVDVVNVKSYDLIMPHTAKYVFAIGMGQANFPKVAKNTSLLTEEEMAKVNLVSASSSRFDLVSRDNIKKNHATMISLLNAATEHLVLSAPQIYNEGEDPQSPYIGLLVELMKFQVIPHGRILSPNPQDVGYYKGLLSQLKEPALSSLEQDWQGQSAFWTTLVSELKEKFAAKDLSIPEIKDDISPVALSEDTRAVLYPADKPLKLSASSLTNFYNNQYLYFIRNILRLREQETIHPTVTQHGLFLHRVMERFAMDKSSDSFEQKLDKAISDTHNEAEFKMFYSQDAEAEFTGQVLDTIARSTATVLRDNDLVAIDGQEKSFREEQAIKILDTQVNRPIHINGTIDRLDTLLINNAVGIVDYKSSDQTFSLADFYNGLKPQLVTYLEAVRHLKETKEKAAFGAMYLHLQNPLIRLKDTKNMEDIEQLANTSLVYKGLFIKGESQGLSSLYKTEKQTYEKEECDILLEHNRHLYQKAAEEILNGRFAINPYTKDGRSVAGEQLKAITGFEADRHMGMARRLVKETKRENWLERMKGEED